GGATCGACTGCTCATAGCCAAACGAGGTGAACTGCCCGGCACCCAGGGCTTCCAGCAAGCCGTTAGGCACATCGCTCTCGGCCTTATCGATTTCGTCGATCAGCACCACCCAACCGTTTGCGGCGCGCGCGGCGTTGTCGGGCTGGTCGAGCGGCGTCGCGCCACGACTAGTTTCCTTGGCACTCGTCGCGTCGAACGCCCACCACAGCGGTCCGGGGCGCACGAAATTGCGCTCGGCCAGCTCGCGTTCGACGTCTTCCCACTGTTTATTCGAGGCGGCATACAGTTGCGCTTGCGCCAGACGCTGGACAGCATCGAAACGCCATAGCAGGTCACGCGATTCTGTACGGGCATCGACGGTAAACGGCACGAACGCGCGTTGCAGTTCGATGGCCGCCGCTTCGGCCAACTGGGTTTTGCCCACGCCCGGCTCGCCGCGCACCAGCAACGGACGCTGGGCAGCCAGGGCGGCATTCACCGCGCCAATACTCGGCTCATCGAATTGGTGGACACGTTCCAGAGTCCCTTTACGCTCGGGGAAACGGGTCATGTGGCCTGGAGCGATGGAGAGGAATGGCATGGCAGACGACCTGTTTAGAGAGGAATTACATGCGCCAGCACGTGTTTCATGTAACCTTTCAGCTCGAACTCACGCTCGCGACCTGGGCTGGGCCGCACCAAGTCAATGAAAAGTAGTTCCGGCACGTGGCGAGCCACCTCGCGCAGCACTTCGATGCGAAACTCCCGTTGATACTTTGACTCTGGAAGTTGGAGCACGCAGTAGACGGTACGTCCCTTGTGGATCGTGCTGAGCGCTTTCAACGTCCCGCGTAACTCCGTGGCGTAGGCGTCGATGTCGCGCAGTAAATCCGCTTCGTCGCTACCGTTGGCTCCGGTCTGCCGCGATTGTTTCAACGACGTAACAGCCTTGCCTTGCTGCGCCAACAGATCGATCAGCAGATTTTTGGCGGCGCGTAACACGACAATCCGGCCGCCCGGCCCCTCGTCTGGCTCTTCTTGATAGTCGAGCTCGGTTCTTCCGCGCGGGTCGTCTGGGTCTAAGGGACGGCGGTATTGCGCGGACTTTCTGTCGTAGCCCGCCATAATGATTTCGGCCAGTGTGTGGGTAGAGACTTTATCTTCCACCAACCCCACCTGCCCTTGCCTGACCTTTTCGGTTAGTTCGTGAATGACCCCCGGCGCGTAATTGAACGGCACTAGGTGGGAGACGATACGCGCGATGGTTTCCTTCTGCTCCCGATTCAGGTCCTCCATAAGACTAGCGAGACAGCCGACTACGTCAGTGACATCCGGGTGGCTGACCATACGCGCAGCGATAGAAAAGGCAAAGACTTCAGGATCGGCAGCCGGGGGTATCGCTCCTGCCACTTGAGCAATGTGCTCGGTAACGAGGCGCATCTCTTCTGGACCGAGTTTCTGTAACTGCTTCGCGATGTGGGTAATGACCTCGTGCCCTTCTTTTCCTCGCTGGTGGAGATACTCTTCCGCCGCCGCCTGCTCTTCATCGCTATATGGAGAGATGAAGCGCAGCTCCTCAATCAAGGCTTCGGTCATTCGTTCGGGCGACATCCCGGCAAGCACTCCAGGGTCCGCCATCGCCATGAGACTTCGAAGTGTCTCTTGAAACGAGCTTTCGACGATCCAGTCCGCAGTAAATTTCGACATAGACAGCTCCTCCACTTAGGACCAGAATCCAATCGGACCTTCATAGACCGGGAAAGGGGGTGGCAGATTCAGGAATCCGAGGACCTGAATGGGGACATAATCGAAAAGGTTCAAATGGCCTCGCAATTTGAGAATGGGCATCAATCTTCCGAAAAAATTGGCATGCGTTTCTTCGACATAACAATCTTCGACATCGAAGACTACCATGGGCGCGTGGCGAAATCTTTCAAGAACCGAGTCAGTAGAAAATGCCCAGGCCGCCCTTCCAAGCTTGGCATCATTTACGATAAGACCTTCCTTGATGATGCTAGGAGCTATCCGCATTGCCTCTGCGACATCTCCTTTTGCCATGACATGACAGCCGCGTACCAATGACATTGTCCTCCCCCATTCGTCTTTTTTTCATCGAGCGTGCCGGAGGCGGGGCTCGAACCCGCACGACCGTTGCCAGTCACAGGATTTTAAGTCCTGTGTGTCTGCCAGTTCCACCACTCCGGCGTCTGTCGGACACGGAGACGCGACTAAGGAGAGTCGGCGTCGGAAGGTACGTCTTGTATATAACGTCGCGCCGGAAAAATCCAGGTTTGACTGCTTTTAGCTTTGGCACTATGCTGGGCGGCAGTTTTTCTCCCCATGCCGTTTGCCATGCCACTCTCCCGTGCAGGAAAGATGCGACAGTGGGTCGTGCGCTCTCCCCTCCTCTGTAGCCTCCTCGCCCTCGTCCTTTCCGGATGCTCTCCAGGACGTTGGCTGACTGGCGACTCTGCGACACCCTCTCCTCAACCACCGTCAACAGCGGCCCCTGCGGAAAAGCAAGATTCTTGGCTGCCGAGCTTCACCCGTGGCAAAGACGATACGCCGGGAAGTAATCCCCAGTACGTCACCGAAGAAGACCTGCTCAAGATCGTGACCGAGTTTCAGCGAGTCGCGGGCAAGGATTCGTACCGCTTCCCTATCCCCAAGGATGTCACCGGCGCGAACGTCTATAAGGCAACCCTCAAACGCCTCCAAGATTATGAAGAGAAACATCCCGGTGCTTACCCGGAACTCCTGGCATTCACGCGGGCACGTGCCTACGAGCACTTGCACGAGTACGACAAGGCCCTAGCACAGTACCAAATCGTGGCCCAAAGCAGACACCAACTGAAAGAGGAAGCGGCGCAAGCGATCGAAAAGCTCGCCCATTTTCAGGAAGTGCGGCAACGCGCGATTACTGCAACAACGCCGGTCGAGTACCTGAAAGCATTGGACGATCAGATTGCCGGCTGGCAAGCCCTGCAAAAACAGTACGCCGGCACGCCCTATGAAATGCTGGCACGAGAGGAAGAGGAACGACTCGATCAGGCCAAAGTCGCTTTCTTGGCCATCAACCGCTATCGCATCGAAGACGGGAACGAGAGTGTCGTCCTCGCTTATCGTCAGTTGATCGATAAGCATAAAGAGAGCAAGAATAGCTACCGCTATCAGATCGAGTTCGCCGATTTTTACCTCACGCTCACCCAGGAGTATGCGACGCAAGCCGATCCGCAGAGCTTGCAGTTCGACTCTGCGGTTTTCGAGAACTTGGGCCGCACCGCGCTTCGCCTCTATGCCCAAGTCGCGCAAGAGGATGGCATCATGGAAAAGTTAGAAGCCAAAGGCAAACTGGAAGCTCTCGAAGCCTACATGGCCAAGGTTGGTCGCCTAGCTCGCTAATGGTCGGAATTGGAAACGAAGAACGGTAGTCCATAACCCTGCGATCGAGGCCCCTATGAATATCGCCACGTTCGGCATCCTTGCTCTTTTTCTTTTGCTCCCGTCGGTCCACGCCCAAGAATTCGCGGACCCGCTGGTCTCGAAATTGAGCGATTTTCTTCCCACCTACACCCCGTTCTCTCCGCCGGAGCCGCCGGATCGCTACTTCCCGGACGAGGTGGGCAAGAAAGTCGCGGACGCGATTGTTCAGGCGTATCTGCAAAACCCGGAACGCGTCGAGCAACGCTTACGGGAACTGGCGCGTCACGATGCCGAACTCGTCGCGCAAGGCGAACGCCCCACGGGCGTCACCCCTTACGTTCACGCGCTCTTCGCGCCGCCGCCACGCGACGACGAGCAAGAAGGTCAGACGAATGCGGTCCTTGACGGCACTCCCGATCAACTGCTGACGGAAGCCGACCAACTCATGACCGAAGCCAAACGCTCGCGCATTGGTCGCCGGTTCAATTGGGTGCTCTCGACGTTCGACCTCGGTGGGCTTTTGCTCGGTGCGCCCAGCAGTCCGAATCCGGCCTCGGCCCAAGGCGTCGTGTCCGAGTGGAGCGACGGGAATGGCCCCGGTCCGCGCGAACGGAAAGCGCTGTTGTTGTACCGCGAATTTCTTCGCCGTACGCCAGAAGATCCTCGGGCAGCAGCGGTACAAGAGAAAGTGCAGGACCTGGAGAGCCGGCGAAAGAAAGCATTACTCCAGGCGGAACTCGACCGTGCCGAAGCCGCATTCGAGAAATCCGACTATTGGGGAGCGAATTTCCACTACCAACTCGCGCTGATGATCGACGACACCTCGGAGAAGGCGCGTACCGACATCGCTAAAGTCGAAGCCGCACTTCAGCAGGACACGCCGCTCGCACAAGCGCAGCCACGCGACCCCTTGGCCGAGATCGAGCAAGCGGAATGGGACCATGGGAAAGACACGCTCGCCTATCTGCTTCCTGGCGGTGGGTTTGTCAAAGATAATTTTGTCATCGCCGGGACTCAGATTGCGACCGAGGGTCTCGTCGGCGCGGCGACGTTCGGCGCGCTGACGATCCTGCAAACCGTCTCCAAAGTCTTTCAATTGCTCACCGGCAACCCGGTCTCTCGTCAGCCAGTCATTGCCGAGGCAGAGAAATACTTGAAGGACACGCCCCCGGAACAGCGCTCTCCAGAAGTGTACGAGGTGCTCGCGGGTGCCTACGCGAAAGAAGGCCAGTTCGACAAAGCGATCGCCTACGCCAAGCTGGCAGGGAAAGAAGACCGCATCCCGGACTTACAAGAACGTGCGGGCAGCGCCTTACTCGCCATGGCCAAACAAAGCGAGCATCAGGAACAAAAAGAATCCTACTTGCACATGCTGCTGGAACAGTACCCCAAAACCAAGGCGGCCCACGAAGGCGCACCGCAGTTACGCGACCTCAACCTGCCGGAAAATCGCGGCATGCTGTTGAGCAAGACGTTTCTCAAAGAGAACGCCGACTTGATCGGCCCCCAAGGGCTGGGATTGAAAGCGGAACTCTTCGATGGCGATCTGGCGAATGTGGAGCTGGCCGATGGAGGCATCACCCTATTGCCTGGTGGAGAAATCGCCCTGCGGCTCCAGGACGGCGACACTCCCCGCACGAAAGTGTATGGAGTGCCAGATGAGACTTGGGAACGATTCTGGCGCCGTTTCCGCGAGAAAGGCTACGAGCAGGCAGCGACCCGCGGGGATCGCGGCATCGCGCTGCTCGCTCAAGGGGCGGAACGCGCAGATATTACGCTGAAAAGCCAACATGAGAAAAACGAAGAGACGGGCTGGAAGACCCTGCCCTATCTGACCGGCAGTCTCGGCGAAGGGATCGATATTCGCGGGACTTTGCCCAAAGAGGTCGTCGGCACCCGCCTCGCCTTCGGCAAAGACAGCCGCAGTGCCTACGTGGGTCTCGAAGTACCGATGCCTCTGGTTCCTGTCGATTTTATGCTGCTCGGTCGCAACGGCATTCCGTCGCTGTACCCTCGCATACGGCTGCCGGAGAAAGCCTTGCAAGACGAGAATTTGTACCGCTAGGAACGAAGAAAGCGGTGGGCAAAAGGATATGAGGTTAGGACGAGTAGTTTGTCCGGGGATCCAGAAGAATGTCATTCCGAAAGGCCCCTCGACTGCGCTCGGGGTAAACTCCGCGACGAGGAATCTCAAGAAGGTAGGGCCAACACGAGATTCCTCACCTTCACTTCGTTCCGGTTCGGAATGACAACCCCGCAACTTCCCATGGACGAAGCGTTGAGCTAGGTGTTATCGACGATTTTCCAGGCGACGATGACGAAGGCAATCATACCAACGACAATCAAAGCAGGGGCTAAGTATTCGAGCACCATGAGTCATCTCCTTTCTGCAATTCTGACCACAGATGGAGCATTTTACATTAAGACCATCGCGTCCCCATAGCTATAGAAGCGGTAGCGCTGCGCCGCCGCTTCGGCATAAGCGTTGAGGATCAGCTCCCGCCCGGCAAAAGCCGCCACGAGCAACAGGAGCGTGGACTGCGGCAGGTGAAAGTTCGTAATCAGCCCATCGATGATCTTGAAGCGATAGCCCGGATAGATGAAAAGACTGGTGCGCCGACAGCCAGCTTGCAGCAACCCCAACTCGGTGGCGGCGGATTCCAGCGCGCGCGTCGTCGTCGTGCCCACGGCGATGATTTTTCTCCCCGCTTGTTTGGCGGCAATGATGCGCTCCACCGCCTGAGCGCTGAGCTGATATTCTTCTTCCTCCATTTGGTGA
Above is a window of Deltaproteobacteria bacterium DNA encoding:
- a CDS encoding AAA family ATPase, which produces MPFLSIAPGHMTRFPERKGTLERVHQFDEPSIGAVNAALAAQRPLLVRGEPGVGKTQLAEAAAIELQRAFVPFTVDARTESRDLLWRFDAVQRLAQAQLYAASNKQWEDVERELAERNFVRPGPLWWAFDATSAKETSRGATPLDQPDNAARAANGWVVLIDEIDKAESDVPNGLLEALGAGQFTSFGYEQSIHVTGVAPLIVITTNEERTLPNAFLRRCLVLTLAVPSEDDALIEYLTERGRAHFGEATSAEVLQEAARQLVKDRKEAAKDPHNPKPGQAEYLDLVRAVIELADGDVARQKALLATVARFTLIKHLGRS